One window of the Eucalyptus grandis isolate ANBG69807.140 chromosome 8, ASM1654582v1, whole genome shotgun sequence genome contains the following:
- the LOC120286778 gene encoding precursor of CEP6-like has protein sequence MADLQVISIFAIIFTFIAFDAIRTSEGRLIKSAWEDQLHAINYDPMHKQALQFLTPSQTPTNDDHSDAGKELVASPTAHDQAANLGESEALDKDDFRPTTPGSSPGVGHSFDGLKKEAVRLKTPSGDEERLTVMGITDDFEATRPGHSPGVGHAVQNEEPKA, from the coding sequence ATGGCTGATCTGCAAGTCATATCGATATTTGCGATCATTTTCACCTTCATCGCGTTCGATGCAATTCGAACTTCTGAGGGAAGGTTGATAAAATCAGCATGGGAGGACCAACTCCATGCAATAAATTACGACCCAATGCATAAACAAGCATTGCAATTTCTCACTCCAAGTCAGACTCCTACGAACGATGATCATTCTGATGCGGGGAAGGAGTTGGTTGCTTCGCCTACAGCACATGATCAGGCAGCCAATTTAGGTGAGTCAGAGGCATTGGACAAGGACGATTTCCGCCCCACAACCCCTGGGAGCAGCCCTGGAGTGGGCCATTCTTTCGATGGCTTAAAGAAGGAAGCTGTTCGACTGAAAACTCCGAGCGGTGATGAAGAAAGGCTAACCGTTATGGGGATAACAGATGATTTCGAAGCCACTAGACCAGGTCACAGCCCCGGTGTTGGCCATGCTGTTCAGAATGAGGAACCAAAAGCCTAA